One genomic segment of Novosphingobium sp. RL4 includes these proteins:
- a CDS encoding glycoside hydrolase family 53 protein yields MKNVIRAALAASTLLAATSAHAETKLYLGADLSFANEMEDCGAVFRQNGKPVDPFVLLKAKGGNLMRVRIWNDPQWTKYSNYEDVLKTIRRAHAAGLEVLLDFHYSDDWADGDKQIVPAAWAKMDTQQQVRALHDYTREVLSKLNAAGELPELVQVGNETNPEVMGGTKDKPIDWKRNANLLNAGVAAVREVSKETGKPIRVMLHIAQPENVLPWFDDATAAGVLDYDIIGVSYYSKWSKYNLSGLAKVIDTAHKRYGADVMVVETAYPFTEDSADASTNLLGTDSLIPGYPATPKGQLKYLEDLTQTVVDAGGNGVVYWAPDWVSTQCKTRWGTGSNWENAAWFDLRKHEVVPGMDFLSKTYVKASK; encoded by the coding sequence GTGAAGAACGTCATTCGCGCCGCGCTTGCGGCCTCCACGCTGCTGGCTGCGACTTCGGCTCATGCCGAGACCAAGCTCTATCTCGGCGCCGACCTGTCCTTTGCCAACGAGATGGAGGACTGCGGCGCCGTGTTCCGCCAGAACGGCAAGCCCGTCGATCCTTTCGTGCTTCTGAAGGCAAAGGGCGGAAACCTGATGCGCGTGCGGATCTGGAACGATCCGCAGTGGACGAAGTATTCGAACTACGAGGACGTGCTCAAGACCATCCGCCGCGCCCATGCCGCCGGGCTGGAGGTACTGCTGGACTTCCATTACTCCGACGACTGGGCCGATGGCGACAAGCAGATCGTGCCGGCCGCCTGGGCCAAGATGGACACCCAGCAGCAGGTGCGCGCGCTGCATGACTACACGCGCGAGGTGCTTTCGAAGCTGAACGCGGCGGGGGAACTGCCCGAACTGGTGCAGGTCGGCAACGAGACCAACCCCGAAGTCATGGGCGGCACCAAGGACAAGCCGATCGACTGGAAGCGCAATGCCAACCTGCTCAACGCCGGCGTCGCGGCCGTGCGCGAGGTTTCGAAGGAGACGGGCAAGCCGATCCGGGTCATGCTGCACATCGCCCAGCCCGAAAACGTCCTGCCCTGGTTCGACGATGCGACGGCGGCGGGCGTGCTCGACTATGACATCATCGGCGTGAGCTATTACTCCAAGTGGTCGAAATACAACCTCTCGGGCCTGGCCAAGGTCATCGACACCGCGCACAAGCGCTACGGTGCGGATGTCATGGTGGTGGAGACGGCCTATCCCTTCACCGAGGATAGCGCCGATGCCTCTACCAACCTGCTCGGCACGGATTCGCTGATTCCCGGCTATCCGGCAACGCCGAAGGGGCAGTTGAAGTATCTTGAGGACCTGACGCAGACCGTGGTCGATGCGGGCGGGAACGGCGTGGTCTACTGGGCGCCGGACTGGGTTTCCACGCAGTGCAAGACGCGCTGGGGCACCGGATCGAACTGGGAAAACGCCGCCTGGTTCGACTTGCGGAAGCACGAAGTGGTGCCGGGCATGGACTTCCTCTCGAAGACTTACGTGAAGGCCTCGAAATAA
- a CDS encoding porin family protein: MKYIALSAALAASFSVPAMAQDTEAFTGPRAGVTMGFDKIQGDEGFSYGVNAGYDVAVAPRITVGPEVSFGDSTTDSATTDVSRDITASLRAGYVVAPKVLAFGKVGYTSTRFEPVAGGNYSLEGVRYGGGLEYAVTPKTYISAEYQRTEYEANFGGRDAAVVGVGMRF; the protein is encoded by the coding sequence ATGAAGTACATTGCACTTTCGGCCGCTCTTGCCGCTTCGTTTTCGGTTCCCGCCATGGCGCAGGACACCGAAGCGTTCACCGGCCCCCGCGCCGGCGTCACCATGGGCTTCGACAAGATTCAGGGCGATGAAGGCTTCTCCTACGGCGTGAACGCCGGCTACGACGTTGCCGTCGCGCCGCGCATCACCGTGGGCCCGGAAGTCTCCTTCGGCGACTCCACCACCGACAGCGCCACGACCGACGTGAGCCGCGACATCACCGCCTCGCTCCGCGCGGGCTATGTGGTCGCCCCCAAGGTCCTGGCCTTCGGCAAGGTCGGCTACACCAGCACCCGCTTCGAGCCGGTGGCCGGCGGCAACTATTCGCTTGAGGGCGTGCGCTACGGCGGCGGCCTGGAATATGCGGTGACGCCGAAGACCTACATTTCGGCCGAATACCAGCGCACCGAATACGAAGCGAACTTCGGCGGCCGTGACGCGGCAGTCGTCGGCGTAGGCATGCGTTTCTAA
- a CDS encoding TonB-dependent receptor, with the protein MKSAIRRRMGGASFLAIALVATPAVAQTAGTEGNTTDEEIVVTGLRASLRDALNAKRAASVVTETISSKDIGALPDVTIADSLQRLPGVTATRDRGNASQAAVRGLGPRLVLGLINGREVASSEPDRNVRWEIYPSEIVSGVTVYKSQSADIISGGVAATIDIRTVRPLDYQGPALTARAGALYNDSGKDIPGYSGWGSRGSAQYVGKITDNLAVVVGGTFQRQKNGYNSFQGWGYNTYDINGEDAPTLNGQPVNAPWGAQTEIKALKETRWSTTGAIQWQPTANWDINLDVLYSKVKIDEHQSQQWYGRQNGWGDWGGEIGAPGDIYQDGSYTLSGNTITGATLNNYSSVTNVLARYQEDKDLFVTGFNAKYDDGDWTAKFDGSYSRARRDNSWGAIATELYPASTTFSTGRGSVPSVSVSSNPGDVNNQVIPSYYAGQYDGPQRLKDDLGAAQVDVYRHIHDGFFTGFGGGLRYSNRVKSYDAYTATVNTKTLGNLTIDPSYLTEFSVGTFNVPNLVWGNYETLAAEYLAIGTPERDKSKYWRVKEDNFEGYVMSDFAGNGFTGNLGVRFVNVSTHSNAFSGRTYWDNDLQQNVTVFDPVRENDKYFRVLPSLNLNFELTDSLKLRAGAARVLSRPPLDELRASMALSNYPPTNTGSGGNPHLKPFMATQGDLSLEWYFHKDALVAVAGYYKDVSSNVGYTQTQETIGGDTYQITSPRNGKGGYIAGVEATLQTPFYFIPGLDKFGLYANASFVDSNVKELAPVSNPFPGVGLTKFTGEIDLWYSDHGIDARVALKHHSPFTVIYGWDASQLTRLESETTLGASVSYAVTKNFSVRLQANNLTNQVARFYWNNDPDQIARYEKYGRSYLMDVTFKY; encoded by the coding sequence ATGAAATCCGCAATCCGGCGCCGCATGGGCGGTGCCAGCTTTCTCGCCATCGCACTCGTTGCCACGCCCGCCGTCGCCCAGACGGCCGGGACCGAAGGCAATACGACGGACGAGGAAATCGTCGTCACCGGCCTGCGCGCCTCGCTGCGCGATGCGCTGAACGCCAAGCGCGCGGCCTCGGTCGTTACCGAGACGATCAGTTCCAAGGACATCGGCGCGCTGCCGGACGTCACCATCGCCGATTCGCTGCAGCGCCTGCCCGGCGTCACCGCCACGCGCGATCGCGGCAACGCCAGCCAGGCGGCCGTGCGCGGCCTTGGCCCGCGCCTCGTGCTCGGCCTCATCAACGGCCGCGAAGTCGCCTCGTCCGAGCCGGATCGCAATGTCCGCTGGGAAATCTATCCCTCGGAAATCGTCTCGGGCGTGACCGTCTACAAGTCGCAGTCGGCCGACATCATCTCGGGCGGCGTCGCGGCCACGATCGACATCCGTACCGTGCGCCCGCTGGACTACCAGGGCCCCGCGCTCACGGCGCGCGCCGGCGCGCTCTACAATGACAGCGGCAAGGACATTCCCGGCTATTCCGGCTGGGGTTCGCGCGGCAGCGCGCAGTATGTCGGCAAGATCACCGACAATCTCGCCGTCGTCGTCGGCGGCACCTTCCAGCGCCAGAAGAACGGCTACAACTCGTTCCAGGGCTGGGGCTACAACACTTACGACATCAATGGCGAAGACGCCCCCACGCTGAACGGCCAGCCGGTCAACGCACCCTGGGGCGCGCAGACCGAGATCAAGGCGCTCAAGGAAACCCGCTGGTCCACCACCGGCGCGATCCAGTGGCAGCCCACCGCGAACTGGGACATCAACCTCGATGTCCTCTACTCGAAGGTGAAGATCGACGAGCACCAGTCGCAGCAGTGGTACGGCCGCCAGAACGGCTGGGGCGACTGGGGCGGCGAGATCGGCGCCCCCGGCGATATCTACCAGGACGGCAGCTACACGCTGTCGGGCAACACGATCACCGGCGCCACGCTGAACAACTATTCCTCCGTCACCAATGTCCTTGCCCGTTACCAGGAGGACAAGGACCTGTTCGTGACCGGCTTCAACGCCAAGTACGACGACGGCGACTGGACGGCCAAGTTCGACGGCTCCTACTCGCGCGCGCGCCGCGACAATTCGTGGGGCGCGATCGCCACCGAACTCTATCCGGCGAGCACGACCTTCTCGACCGGGCGCGGCTCGGTGCCCAGCGTCTCCGTCAGTTCCAACCCGGGTGACGTCAACAACCAGGTCATCCCGAGCTACTACGCCGGCCAGTACGACGGCCCGCAGCGCCTCAAGGACGACCTCGGCGCCGCGCAGGTGGACGTCTATCGCCACATCCACGACGGCTTCTTCACCGGCTTCGGCGGGGGTCTTCGCTACTCCAACCGCGTGAAGAGCTACGACGCCTATACCGCCACGGTGAACACGAAGACGCTCGGCAACCTGACGATCGATCCTTCGTACCTGACCGAATTCTCGGTGGGCACCTTCAACGTGCCCAACCTGGTCTGGGGCAATTACGAAACGCTCGCGGCCGAATACCTCGCAATCGGCACGCCCGAGCGCGACAAGTCGAAGTACTGGCGGGTCAAGGAGGATAACTTCGAAGGCTACGTGATGTCGGACTTCGCGGGCAACGGCTTCACCGGCAACCTCGGCGTCCGCTTCGTCAACGTCTCGACCCATTCGAACGCCTTCTCGGGCCGGACCTACTGGGACAACGATCTCCAGCAGAACGTCACCGTGTTCGATCCCGTGCGCGAGAACGACAAGTACTTCCGCGTCCTGCCCAGCCTCAACCTCAACTTCGAGCTGACCGACAGCCTGAAGCTGCGCGCCGGCGCCGCCCGCGTCCTGTCCCGCCCGCCGCTCGACGAGCTGCGCGCCAGCATGGCGCTGAGCAACTACCCGCCGACCAACACCGGATCGGGCGGCAACCCGCACCTCAAGCCGTTCATGGCGACCCAGGGCGACCTCTCGCTGGAATGGTACTTCCACAAGGACGCGCTCGTCGCGGTGGCGGGCTATTACAAGGACGTCAGCAGCAACGTCGGCTACACGCAGACGCAGGAAACGATCGGCGGCGACACCTACCAGATCACCTCGCCGCGCAACGGCAAGGGCGGCTACATCGCCGGTGTCGAGGCGACCTTGCAGACGCCGTTCTACTTCATCCCCGGACTCGACAAGTTCGGCCTCTACGCGAACGCCAGCTTCGTGGATTCCAACGTGAAGGAACTGGCCCCGGTCAGCAATCCGTTCCCGGGCGTGGGCCTCACCAAGTTCACCGGCGAAATCGACCTGTGGTATTCCGACCATGGCATCGATGCCCGCGTGGCGCTCAAGCATCACAGCCCGTTCACCGTGATCTACGGCTGGGACGCCTCGCAGCTCACCCGCCTCGAATCCGAGACGACGCTGGGCGCCAGCGTGTCCTACGCCGTGACCAAGAACTTCTCGGTGCGCCTCCAGGCCAACAACCTGACCAACCAGGTCGCCCGCTTCTACTGGAACAACGATCCCGACCAGATCGCCCGTTACGAGAAGTACGGCCGCAGCTACCTGATGGACGTGACCTTCAAATATTGA
- a CDS encoding flavin monoamine oxidase family protein: MALEPFAAGHRDDISPMWTGEPKEQAGMVMDRRKFTLGAAAFGMGALASGLPAVASARAAPAKGAGKGAARSGEPDVLVLGAGISGLQAAWLLEEQGLKVTVIEGRSRVGGRIMTLLDQPGYPEMGFNSMGEGYGRGLDIAQRAGVEMQEVGARYRIGPPSLLYIGDQPLTREEWAKFPGNPFPDALKSVLPAELVPMLVAQKTRLEDWNSWHDPVNAKLDISLHDFLRQQGLSDQAIHLSYDIAPYYGMNAYDVSALLSEYNDGFVKAQIAAGPKSFAVKGGNLLMPMALAKQMKGDVLLGREIVAITQDGGRATVHCADGATFSAPRVICSLPFSALRNVRIEPGLSGVQAQAVAQLGYQPISMVFVTAEAPFWEQDGLSPGMWTDGVLGNVIPQRYGDDPQQITGFIVQARANLANYWDRMGAEAVKAMVVARIEALRPAAKGKLAAHSYFSWSQEKFNLGDFSYIAPGQVAWMDEIAKPAGSLFFCGEHTATGARGLEGALESSERVALEVLGM, from the coding sequence ATGGCTCTAGAACCGTTCGCGGCAGGCCATCGGGACGATATCTCCCCGATGTGGACCGGCGAGCCAAAGGAGCAGGCAGGCATGGTGATGGACAGGCGCAAGTTCACGCTCGGCGCGGCGGCGTTCGGCATGGGAGCGCTGGCATCGGGCCTGCCCGCCGTCGCCTCCGCCCGCGCGGCGCCGGCGAAGGGCGCTGGCAAGGGCGCCGCGCGTTCGGGAGAGCCGGACGTGCTGGTGCTGGGCGCAGGCATTTCCGGGCTTCAGGCGGCCTGGCTGCTGGAGGAGCAGGGGCTCAAGGTCACCGTGATCGAGGGGCGCAGCCGCGTGGGCGGGCGGATCATGACCCTGCTGGACCAGCCCGGCTATCCCGAAATGGGCTTCAATTCGATGGGCGAAGGCTATGGCCGCGGCCTCGATATCGCCCAGCGTGCGGGTGTGGAGATGCAGGAAGTGGGCGCGCGCTACCGCATCGGTCCGCCCAGCCTGCTCTATATCGGCGACCAGCCGCTCACCCGCGAGGAATGGGCGAAGTTTCCGGGCAACCCCTTCCCCGATGCGTTGAAATCGGTGCTGCCGGCAGAGCTGGTGCCGATGCTGGTCGCCCAGAAGACGCGGCTGGAGGACTGGAATTCGTGGCACGACCCGGTCAATGCGAAGCTCGATATCTCGCTGCACGATTTCCTGCGCCAGCAGGGGCTGTCCGACCAGGCGATCCACCTCTCCTACGATATCGCGCCCTATTACGGCATGAACGCCTATGACGTTTCCGCCCTGCTCAGCGAGTACAACGACGGCTTCGTGAAGGCGCAGATCGCGGCGGGGCCCAAATCCTTCGCGGTGAAGGGCGGCAACCTGCTCATGCCGATGGCGCTGGCGAAGCAGATGAAGGGCGACGTCCTGCTTGGCCGCGAGATCGTGGCGATCACGCAGGACGGCGGCCGCGCCACGGTACACTGCGCTGACGGTGCGACCTTCTCCGCCCCCAGGGTGATCTGCTCGCTGCCGTTCTCCGCCCTGCGCAACGTGCGGATCGAGCCCGGCCTTTCGGGCGTGCAGGCGCAGGCGGTGGCGCAGCTTGGATATCAGCCGATCTCGATGGTCTTCGTCACGGCCGAGGCCCCGTTCTGGGAACAGGACGGCCTCTCGCCCGGCATGTGGACGGACGGCGTGCTCGGCAACGTCATCCCGCAGCGCTACGGCGACGATCCGCAGCAGATCACCGGCTTCATCGTCCAGGCCCGCGCCAACCTTGCGAACTACTGGGACCGGATGGGGGCCGAGGCGGTAAAGGCCATGGTCGTCGCCCGGATCGAGGCCCTGCGTCCGGCGGCGAAAGGCAAGCTGGCCGCGCATTCCTACTTCAGCTGGTCGCAGGAAAAGTTCAACCTCGGAGACTTCTCGTACATCGCGCCCGGGCAGGTCGCCTGGATGGACGAGATCGCCAAACCCGCGGGCAGCCTGTTCTTCTGCGGCGAGCATACCGCCACGGGTGCGCGCGGCCTCGAAGGCGCTCTGGAATCGTCCGAGCGCGTCGCTCTTGAAGTCCTCGGCATGTGA
- a CDS encoding polysaccharide deacetylase codes for MEYDYVPLPQRQPLKWPNGARVALILTFNLETWDLTKDTDKPYYAGGPAILPDVLPGNTPDFPNFTWREYGQRVGIWRLFDLFDELGVPASCTTNAVTFERRKAMTDAVLERGWELLTHNWEQGELLTNFAHQPEKERDIVLRSLEQFEKYTGRKSKGWLSSSLRGTMQTADILAEQGCTFYCDIMNDDQPFLLRTPNGQIVSVPYSNEINDFTFITRKNFTTDQFRDALIEELDVLYEEGGKTGRIMNVGLHPHVSGRAHRVRALREFIEHAKSLPGVWWATREEIAEWYLQNHESHIPGQLTGGSAA; via the coding sequence ATGGAATACGATTACGTTCCCCTTCCGCAGCGCCAGCCCCTCAAGTGGCCGAACGGCGCGCGGGTTGCCCTGATCCTGACGTTCAATCTCGAAACCTGGGACCTCACCAAGGATACCGACAAGCCCTATTACGCGGGCGGCCCGGCCATCCTGCCTGACGTGCTGCCGGGCAACACGCCCGATTTCCCGAACTTCACCTGGCGCGAATATGGCCAGCGCGTGGGCATCTGGCGCCTGTTCGACCTGTTCGACGAACTGGGCGTTCCGGCCAGCTGCACCACCAATGCCGTGACTTTCGAACGCCGCAAGGCGATGACCGACGCGGTGCTCGAACGCGGCTGGGAACTGCTGACCCACAACTGGGAACAGGGCGAACTGCTGACCAACTTCGCACACCAGCCGGAAAAGGAGCGCGACATCGTCCTGCGCAGCCTTGAGCAGTTCGAGAAGTACACCGGCCGCAAGTCCAAGGGCTGGCTCTCCTCCAGCCTGCGCGGCACGATGCAGACCGCCGATATCCTCGCCGAGCAGGGCTGCACCTTCTACTGCGACATCATGAACGATGATCAGCCGTTCCTGCTGCGCACGCCCAACGGCCAGATTGTTTCGGTGCCATATTCCAATGAAATCAACGATTTCACTTTCATTACTCGAAAGAACTTCACCACCGACCAGTTCCGCGATGCGCTGATCGAGGAACTTGATGTGCTTTATGAAGAAGGCGGCAAGACCGGCCGGATCATGAACGTCGGCCTGCATCCGCACGTCTCCGGCCGTGCCCATCGCGTGCGCGCGCTGCGGGAGTTCATCGAACACGCCAAGTCGCTCCCCGGTGTCTGGTGGGCCACCCGCGAAGAGATCGCCGAATGGTATCTCCAGAACCATGAGAGCCACATTCCCGGTCAGTTGACCGGCGGATCGGCGGCCTGA
- a CDS encoding FAD-dependent oxidoreductase has protein sequence MARAESIVIVGGGIAGMTAAAALAQEGFKVTLLESAREFGEIGAGVTLSPNAMKGLDFIGVCEEAASAGVEPSRQRIQHWQDGRTIVAKDRSDQRDKYGAPYVTIHRADLHEVLLGAARRAGVDLRTSAGVVSSEGNTVTLVDGSIVTGDLIVGADGVKSVIRERFETTPPHFTGHVAWRCLVPVTPELQELSDFPGIIIGPGAMITRYNIRGSTAMNLVFFSRQDGWNEEGWTTPVDPGEVRKVYEGWCTDAQKLIAAACEQPMYKWAINARTALPGWIIDDNVTLIGDAAHAMTPFLGHGAACGIEDGVVLARALAASATIGEGLRRYEAARHERATFIQAESNANADRMQGQNTDFFGLEGTKDEESLGLFNYDCRTVPV, from the coding sequence ATGGCGCGCGCCGAAAGCATCGTCATTGTCGGCGGCGGCATCGCGGGCATGACCGCCGCCGCCGCTCTTGCGCAGGAAGGCTTCAAGGTCACGCTGCTGGAAAGCGCGCGTGAATTCGGCGAGATCGGGGCGGGCGTCACGCTCTCCCCGAACGCCATGAAGGGCCTCGACTTCATCGGCGTCTGCGAGGAAGCGGCGAGCGCGGGCGTGGAGCCCAGCCGCCAGCGCATCCAGCACTGGCAGGACGGCCGCACCATCGTCGCCAAGGACCGATCTGACCAGCGCGACAAGTACGGCGCGCCTTACGTCACCATCCACCGCGCCGACCTGCACGAAGTCCTGCTGGGCGCGGCGCGGCGGGCGGGCGTCGATCTGCGCACCAGCGCGGGCGTGGTCTCCAGCGAAGGCAATACGGTGACGCTGGTGGACGGTTCGATCGTGACCGGCGACCTGATCGTCGGCGCGGACGGTGTGAAGTCGGTGATCCGCGAACGGTTCGAGACCACGCCGCCGCACTTCACAGGCCATGTCGCCTGGCGCTGCCTGGTGCCGGTGACGCCGGAATTGCAGGAACTTTCGGACTTCCCCGGCATCATCATCGGCCCCGGCGCGATGATCACGCGCTACAACATTCGCGGGTCCACGGCGATGAACCTGGTGTTCTTCTCGCGGCAGGACGGCTGGAACGAAGAGGGCTGGACCACTCCGGTCGATCCCGGGGAGGTCCGCAAGGTCTACGAAGGCTGGTGCACCGATGCGCAGAAGCTGATCGCCGCGGCCTGCGAGCAGCCGATGTACAAGTGGGCGATCAACGCCCGCACCGCGCTGCCGGGCTGGATCATCGACGACAACGTGACCCTGATCGGCGATGCCGCCCATGCCATGACGCCGTTTCTTGGCCACGGCGCGGCCTGCGGGATCGAGGACGGCGTGGTCCTTGCCCGCGCGCTGGCGGCATCGGCCACCATCGGCGAGGGTCTTCGTCGCTACGAGGCCGCGCGCCACGAACGCGCGACTTTCATCCAGGCGGAAAGCAACGCCAACGCCGACCGGATGCAGGGCCAGAACACCGACTTCTTCGGCCTTGAAGGCACCAAGGACGAGGAATCGCTGGGCCTGTTCAACTACGATTGCAGGACAGTACCGGTATGA
- a CDS encoding aldehyde dehydrogenase family protein has protein sequence MSAVPFAPVPFDGHKIAPETEAFLGQTHKLLIGGEWVEGSGELASRDPATGLELTRVQTGGAAEVDLAVAAARRAFDGPWSRMTVAERTALMHRLARIMEQNATLLSQLDILDNGMPGFIAGLTTANCVEMIDYYAGAVMRIEGTTTAPPRHIAAETEALTYTLREPVGVVGQIVPWNVPLSTAILKLAPALAAGCTVVVKPSEETPLSVLALGQMVLDAGFPAGVVNIVNGLGGDAGAAIAAHPGIDKVSFTGSTATGRKIVSAALGNLKKVSLELGGKSPVMIMPDADLALAVPGTAMATFFLQGQNCMAGTRIFAHADVHDELVAGLKAFAESMTLGHGLDPATIQGPMISDAHCAKVMGYIEGAEAAGARLVTGGGKLDRPGNFVRPTIYTDCRPDMALVKEEIFGPVMAVMKVETTDLDELAALANDTPYGLSGSVWTKDLSTAHRLVKRIRSGHVSINCHGAVGTNIPFGGYGQSGWGREFGKEGLDGYLETKAVTARL, from the coding sequence ATGAGCGCGGTTCCCTTTGCCCCCGTTCCCTTTGATGGCCATAAGATCGCGCCTGAAACCGAGGCGTTTCTCGGCCAGACCCACAAGCTGCTGATCGGCGGCGAATGGGTGGAAGGCAGCGGGGAACTGGCCAGCCGCGATCCGGCGACCGGCCTCGAACTGACCCGCGTGCAGACCGGCGGCGCGGCGGAAGTGGACCTTGCGGTTGCCGCCGCGCGGCGCGCCTTCGACGGGCCGTGGTCGCGCATGACCGTGGCGGAGCGTACCGCGCTGATGCACCGGCTGGCCCGGATCATGGAGCAGAACGCCACGCTGCTCAGCCAGCTCGATATTCTCGACAACGGCATGCCCGGTTTCATCGCCGGGCTCACCACCGCCAACTGCGTCGAGATGATCGACTATTATGCCGGCGCGGTGATGCGGATCGAGGGCACCACCACTGCCCCGCCGCGCCATATCGCGGCCGAGACCGAGGCGCTGACGTATACCCTGCGCGAGCCTGTGGGCGTGGTTGGCCAGATCGTGCCGTGGAACGTGCCGCTCTCCACCGCGATCCTCAAGCTGGCCCCGGCGCTGGCGGCGGGCTGCACGGTCGTGGTCAAGCCTTCGGAAGAGACGCCGCTTTCGGTATTGGCGCTCGGCCAGATGGTGCTCGATGCGGGCTTCCCGGCGGGCGTGGTCAATATCGTCAACGGTCTTGGCGGTGATGCCGGGGCGGCGATCGCGGCGCATCCGGGGATCGACAAGGTCTCGTTCACTGGCTCCACCGCAACCGGGCGCAAGATCGTTTCGGCGGCGCTGGGCAATCTCAAGAAGGTAAGCCTCGAACTGGGCGGCAAGAGCCCGGTCATGATCATGCCGGATGCCGACCTTGCGCTGGCGGTGCCGGGCACGGCGATGGCCACGTTCTTCCTGCAGGGCCAGAACTGCATGGCTGGAACGCGCATCTTCGCCCATGCCGATGTGCATGACGAACTGGTGGCGGGGCTCAAGGCTTTCGCGGAATCGATGACGCTGGGTCACGGGCTGGACCCTGCGACGATTCAGGGGCCGATGATCTCCGACGCCCATTGCGCCAAGGTCATGGGCTATATCGAGGGGGCCGAGGCGGCCGGGGCCAGGCTGGTGACGGGCGGCGGGAAGCTGGACCGCCCCGGCAACTTCGTCCGCCCGACGATCTATACGGACTGCCGCCCGGACATGGCGCTGGTGAAGGAGGAGATCTTCGGCCCGGTGATGGCGGTGATGAAAGTGGAAACCACCGACCTCGACGAGCTGGCGGCACTGGCCAACGACACGCCTTACGGGCTTTCCGGCTCGGTCTGGACGAAGGACCTGTCCACCGCGCACCGGCTGGTGAAGCGTATCCGGTCGGGCCATGTCTCCATCAACTGCCACGGCGCGGTGGGGACGAACATTCCGTTCGGCGGCTACGGCCAGTCCGGCTGGGGCCGGGAGTTCGGCAAGGAAGGGCTCGACGGTTACCTGGAAACCAAGGCGGTAACCGCGCGGCTCTGA
- a CDS encoding IclR family transcriptional regulator, which produces MEKGVPIRSITRSIAALKAINRHGSLSMMEIAKASEVPYPTACRIVQTLLYEGLIEQEPSRKRYRATAMVQTLATGFQHDDELVRLARPHIVGLTKRLGWPVSIAIRVGREMMLRDSTHSNSSLTFEHYYPGFTLPILDSASGKVSMAYAPDDEREMILRFMRVSQDIDLNYLATAEVSLDVDRIRAEGYAVQGRNHFNLTPGKTSSVSVPIFRNGHFEAAMTMVFFVAAMRLSQALELYLDDLKSTAAAISHDLSNPVPMGNA; this is translated from the coding sequence ATGGAAAAAGGGGTTCCAATTCGCTCTATCACGCGGTCAATCGCGGCGCTGAAGGCGATCAACCGCCACGGCTCGCTCTCCATGATGGAGATCGCCAAGGCATCCGAGGTGCCCTATCCCACCGCCTGCCGCATCGTCCAGACCTTGCTCTATGAAGGCCTGATCGAACAGGAACCCTCGCGCAAGCGCTACCGCGCCACGGCCATGGTGCAGACACTGGCAACCGGCTTCCAGCATGACGACGAACTGGTCCGTCTTGCCCGGCCGCACATCGTGGGCCTGACCAAGCGGCTCGGCTGGCCGGTCTCCATCGCCATCCGCGTGGGCCGCGAGATGATGCTGCGCGACAGCACCCATTCGAACTCCTCGCTGACGTTCGAACACTATTACCCCGGCTTTACCCTGCCGATCCTCGACAGCGCCTCGGGCAAGGTGTCGATGGCTTATGCGCCTGATGACGAGCGCGAGATGATCCTGCGCTTCATGCGCGTCTCGCAGGACATCGACCTCAATTACCTCGCCACCGCCGAAGTCAGCCTCGATGTCGATCGCATCCGCGCCGAAGGCTACGCCGTGCAGGGCCGCAACCACTTCAACCTCACGCCGGGCAAGACCTCGTCGGTCTCGGTGCCGATCTTCCGCAACGGCCACTTCGAGGCGGCGATGACCATGGTGTTCTTCGTGGCCGCCATGCGCCTGTCGCAGGCGCTGGAACTCTATTTAGACGATCTCAAGTCGACGGCGGCGGCGATCAGCCACGATCTGTCGAACCCCGTGCCGATGGGAAATGCCTGA